Below is a genomic region from Halobacterium sp. CBA1132.
CTCCGCGAGGTCCGCGAGAGCGTCCGCGTCGAGGACGCCACCGAGTACGAGGGCCTCCCGGCGGGGCCGAACGTCGCGACGAGCGATGCCGTACTCGTCGTGGAGGGGCGCGCGGACGTGGTGAACCTCCTCCAGTACGGCATCAAGAACGCCGTCGCCGTCGAGGGGACGAACGTCCCGGACGCCGTCGCGGCCCTCACGCGCGAGCGCACCGCGACCGCGTTCCTCGACGGCGACCGGGGTGGCGACCTCATCCTCCGGGAACTCCGGCAGGTCGGCGACCTCGACTACGTCGCGCGGCCGCCCGACGGCGAGTCCGTCGAGGACCTCTCCCGGGGGGCCGTCGACGCCGCGCTCCGCGAGAAGACCCCCGCGGACTCCGCGACGCTCGTGAGCGAGGACGACGGCGACGCGGAGCGAGACGAGTCGAGCGCGGACGCAGCGACTTCGGCCGTCGAGCCGACGCCCGGCGACGAGGCGACCGCGGCGACCGACGGCAGTGCGACACCCGCGCCCGCATCCGCCACGGCGGGTGCGGTCCAGACCGAACGCGAGGCCGCGCCGGAATCGCCCGAACCCGCCTCGAAAACGGTCGCCGACCACGTCGAAGCGGTCGTCGGCTCCGGGACGGTTCGACTGCTGGACGACGACCTCAGCGTGCTCGCGGAAGCGGACGCGGACGGCGCGGCAGCCGCACTCGACTCCGCGACGACCGTGCCGCGCGTCGTGGTTCTGGACGGCACCGTCACGCAGCGCCTGCTCGATGTCGCCGCACAGCGCGGTGTCGCAAAGCTCGTCGGCACGAGCGCCGAGGAGTTCGTCAAACAGCCGACGAGCGTGCGCGTACACACCGCAGACGACTACTAATTCTGCAGAACGAGACCGTTACGCGAGTCCGACCAGCAGCGCGACCGCGCCGCCGGCGATACCGCCCGAGAGCGTCGCGAGGAAGTTCACGGCCTGATTCCCGACGACGCCGCCCTCGATGACCGCGCCAGCGACGCTGTCCGCCGTCATGCCGACGACTCCTGCGGCGACGACGACGCCGGCGCCCGCGAGCCCGAACCCGAAGACGGCGATGCAGATGGCGGCGATGAGGCCCGCGCCCGCGAGCCCCGCGAGCTCGCCCTGCCACGTCACCGCGCCGTCGGTCCCGGGTTCGACGCGCTCGAACGTCGTGACGAGCCGCGGCGTGTCGAACAGCCCGCCGACTTCGCTGGAGAGCGTGTCCGCGAGCGCGGTGGCGACGGCGCCCGCGTACGCGAACTGGTACGCGAGGTCCGACAGCGGCACGTGTGCGTGCGCGGCGTACAACAGGAGCGCGGCCAGCGCCGCGGCGGAGTTCCCGAGCACGTTCCCGGTGCCGCGGGCGCCCTCGTTGTCCTCGGCGACGCCGCGTTCGAGTTTCTGGTCGTAGCGGAACTTCGTCGTGAGGCTGCCGATGGCGAAGAACGCGATGAGCACCACGAACCAGCCGTAGTCCCCGAGTACGACCGCCAGCAGGCCGAGAAGCACGCCCGTCAGCATCCCAGCGACCGAAGTCGCGTCCAGCGCGTAGGAGACGTAGCCGAACCCAGCCGTGACGGCGAGCGCGACGCCGACGCGCTCCCACGCGGTCGCCGCCGCCACGCCGTCGAACGGCGCGAGCACCGCGAACAGCCACAGCAACAGCGCGACCGTCACCAGCACGACCGGGTCGTCGCGTCCGACGAACACCGACCGTAGAATGCCGGCCGTGAGCGCGCCACTCGACGCGAGGAACACGTGCGTCGGGGTGACGACGGGCAGACCGGCCATCGCGGCGACGACGGCCTGTCCGGCCAGCGCGGCGAGCGCGCCCGCGACGACGAATCCGACCATCGAGAGCGCGCGGTCCTCGCGGGAGACGAGTACAAGTCGTCGCCCGAGGTCGCCGTACCCGACGACGAGCACGCTCGCGGCGAACACGCCCGCGGACACCTCGAACAGCGGCACGAGGAGGCCGACGCCGGCGGCCGCCAGCGAGAATCCGACGAGTGCCAACAGCCGCCCCTCGCGGCGGTCGCGCGGCGTCGAGAACACCTCGAACAGTCGGCCCTCGGGGACGACGGCGGCTGCCGCGGCGACGAGCACGAACGGGGCGGCCGCTGCCCGGCCGAGCAACGGCGCGAGCAGCGAGAGCGACGCCACGAGCGCGAACCCCGCGGCGCGCCGGAGACTCCAGTTCACGTCCGTCGTGGGTTGCCCGGGGCCGTACTTAACTTCCCCGAAGCGGGAACCGCGACACCCGCTGCCCGCCGGGAGTCGGGTCGCCACGCCCGCAGACCCGCAAGGTTTTGAGCCGCGACGGCGGATGCGACGGTGTGGGTCTCTACGACCGCTACCTCGCGCTCCGCGTGCGCCGCCACGACGCCGACGCGCCCGACCACGTCGCGCTCGTCATCACGGAGCGCGACCTCCTCGAAGCCGGCGCGTACGACACGCTCGCGGACTTTTTCGGGTGGGCGTTCGACTACGGCGCCGACCGCATCACCGTCTACGTGAGCGTCCTCGACGAGGCCGCGGTTCCGACGCTGGAACGCGAACTTGCGCGGGTGTCCGCACCCCGCGAGGTCGCCGTCCGCGGCCCCGACGACGAGGCGCGCGCGGACGCCCCCATCCAGATTAGCGTCGGCCACGGCGGCAAACAGGAGTTCGCGACGGCCGTCCGGAACGTCGCCGAAGCCGTCGACGCCGGCGAGATGGAGCCCGAGGACGTCGACGAGAGCGTCGTGGAGTCGGAACTCGTCTTCGCCGAGGAGCCGGACTTGGTCATCAAGACGGGCGCCGAGCGCCTCTCCGATTTCATGATTTGGCAGTCGGTCTACTCGGAACTGTACTTCACGGACGTCAACTGGCGGGACTTCCGCAAGCGCGACTACCTGCGCGCGGTGCTGGACTACGAGAACCGACAGCGGCGGTTCGGCCGCTAACAAGGTACTGTTCGCCGCGGTTCAAAGGCGCTATCCAAGTTAACTATTTGAGCCGGCGATACTGACGCTCACAGAACGGATGAACGTCCTCCCGTATCACCATCCAGAGGGTCAGTCCGGAAGTACGACGAGTTCACGGGCCACCTCTCGACCTTCCTCCGTGAGATCAGATGGAGCACCCGCCTCTTCGCGGAGTACTCGCTTGAATTCGCTATTATTGATGGCCATCTGTAATCCGAGATAGGGCGGCCGTCGTATAAGATCTGTTGTCCGACGGCGATTGTCGCTGGCTAGCAGTGTTTCTACTGTTAGTCCGCGGACTGCCCCTCCGCCTCGACGTCCTCGGGCGGGTCGGGGAGGTGGTCGCGGAGCCGGTCGAGGACGCGTCGCGCTTCCCCGACTTCGCTGCCGAGCGCGCGAACGAGCGCGAGTGCGCGCTCTGCTCGCGTCCGCCGCCACGACGCCTCCCGAGACTCGTAGGTGCGGACGGCGCGCAGGAAGTCCGTCTTCGAGAACTCCGGCCAGTACGGCGTGCAGAAGAACGCGGCGGCCTCGCTGCCGTTGGCGTGCCACGGCAGGAAGTTCGACGTGCGCTCGTCGCCGCCCGTGCGCACGATGAGGTCGACGTCGCGGACGGGACTGGTCGCCAGTCGGTCCTCGATTTCGGCGGCGTCGACGTCTTCGGGGTCGAGGTCGCCGGCGTCGACGGCTTCCGCGACGCCGCGGGCGGCGCCGAGCAGTTCCGCGCGGCCGCCGTACGCGAGCGCGACGTTCAGCGTAAATCCGTCGTGGCCCGCGGTCCGGGCCTCCGCGTACTCCGCGGCCTCGCGGACGCGCTCTGGGAGGCGCTCGATGTCGCCGATAGCGCGAATCCGCACGCGCTCGTCGTGAACGCGGTCGGCGTCCGCGAACTCGGTCAGCTTCGCTTCGAGGAGGTCGAAGAGGTGTTGTTGCTGTTCGGGTGGTCGCTCGAAGTTCTCCGTGGAGAACGCGTACAGCGTGAGCTCCTGGACGCCGAGTTCGGCGCACCAGTCGAGGACCTGCTCGGTCGTCTCGGCGCCGGACTCGTAGCCGTCGGTCGCGTCGTCGCCGCGCTGTCGGGCGTACCGACGGTTGCCGTCCTGAATGACGGCGACGTGCTCGGGCGCGCCGTCGACCTCGCGGCGGAGCACGCGCTCGTAGCCGGCGTTCAACACCGAGCGGAGCCACGTTCGCATCAGGCGTGAGGAGGACAGTCGCACGTATCAGTTTTCTGCTCGGTGGTGGTTGCGGTCTGTTGGCGGGACACTCGCGTCACCCTCGTCGCGCCAGGAGGATTGTCAGGGTCCGCTTGACATCCTCTCCGCCGTGAAGGGAGAAGATTCCCACGGCACCGAGCCGCTGAGTTGGGATGTTCAAGGTTTGTCGCCACCTCGAAGGACGGCGACGGGCTGTGCCAACCAGCCGTTACTCCTATCCCGGCATGGGATTCGGAGGTACTTCTTACTGCCTATACCCGAGTTCCGACACGGAAGAGGGTGTCTTCCGCTTGGAGTCGGGGAATCCTGATACTGTCCGATTAATCGGGCGGATAGACCGCCTCAGTCAGATAATATCACGATAGCTGATTACTTAAAACATATCGTTCCGCACCTCGAACGTGGTTCACGGAAGATTTCTCGGATTCATCCCCGCGCTAAAGCACGCGGGCTTTCTCCTCGAACTTCCGTAACCGACGCGTAGCGTCTCCTCCGTGGCGTTCCGCGGCGGCGAACCGCCACACGTATGGTACGGAAGCGTCTCGGCTCAGCTATGAGCGAGACGGTCAACGAGGACCTCTACCGGGAGACGGTCGAACTCCTGCAGCCCGGCGACATCGAGCTCGCGGGCGCAGTCGTCCACACGAGCTACGAGTCCAGCGCGGAGAGCATGCTCCACCAGCTCACCCTCGACGCCGGCAGCGCCGCCGCCGAGCACGCCGACGTCGGCGACACGTACGTCTACTCGGGCAACGACAGCGACGAGTTCGGCGTGAACCAGCACCAGGGGCTCACCCTCGACGGCGACGAGTTCGTCTGGGAGTGCCAGCAGTTGCTCCGCGAGGGGACGTTCGACCTCGTGCTGTACTGGAAGGCGACCGGCGACCACGACGCCATCCTCGACGAGATTCGCGCCCTCGACGGCGTCGAACACGTCGTCGGCATCGAGGAGGACGGCTTCGACGCCTAACCCCGGGACGGCTGCGCGAACACGAAGCGTCGGCTGTACCGGTGTCGGAAGCGCTGTCGTACTTCTCTATTCCCAGTGCGTAGCGTGAGTCGGGCCGTTTATGGTTCGCGCCCCCTCAGTTGTGGCTATGGATATCGCGGACCTCGACGACCGGGACCGCGCGGTACTGAACGCGTTTCAGGGGGGGTTCCCGGTCGTACACCGGCCGTTCGAGCCGGCGGCGCACGCGCTCCGGTCGCGGGGCGTGGACATCGACCCGGCGGGCCTGCTCGACCGGGTTCGCCGCCTCGACGACGAGGACGTGCTGACGCGGTTCGGCGCGCTCATCAACGCCGAGGAGATCGGCGGGAACGCGTCCCTGGTGGCGATGCACGCGCCCGAGGACGAGTTCGACGAGATAGCGGAGACGGTCAACGGGTTCCGCGAGGTCGCGCACAACTACGAGCGCGAGCACCCGCACCTGAACATGTGGTTCGTGGTGTCGGTCGCGGACGACGAGAACGTCGAGGACGTGCTCACGGAAATCGAGGCCGAAACCGGGCAGACGACGTACAACCTCCCGAAGCAGCGGGAGTTCCGCGTGGAGGCGAAGTTCCTCGTCGACGGCCCGATTTCGGACGGCGACGTGGACCTCTCGCACCTCGGGCCGACGCCGGACCCGACCGACCGCGACACGCTGACGCCGGCCGAGCGCGACCTCGTGTTGGAAGTGCAGGACGGTCTCCCGGTCGTGGAGACGCCGTATCAGGCGGTCGCCGAGGAAATCGGCCAGGAGACCGACTGGGTCGTGGAGACGCTGCGGCGGTTCAACGAGGAAGGGAAGGTCCGGCGCGTCGGCGTCATCCCGAACCACTACTCGCTGGGGTACACGGAGAACGGGATGACCGTCTGGGACGTGCCCGACAACCTCGTCGACGAGGTCGGTCCCGCGGTGGCGAGCCTCGACTTCGTCACGCACTGCTACGAGCGCCCGCGCCACGACGGCGTCTGGGAGTACAACTTCTTCGCGATGACGCACGGGCGCAGCGAGGCGGAGAGCCAGCAGCGCATCGAGCAAGTCCGGGACGTGATGGCCGAGTACTGGGACGTCGGCGACGACGACTGGGACACGCTGTTCTCGACGCGCATCCTGAAGAAGACCGGCATCCGGTTGGCCGAGCGCGCGGACGCCAACACCGCATGAGCGGGGCGGTCGCGTGATTCCGCTGTTCCACGACTTCACCGGCGAGACGGTGCTGGTCGTCGGCGGCGGACCGGTGGGCGCGCGGAAGGCCCGCAAGTTCGCCCGCGAGGCCGACGTGGTGGTTCTCAGTCCGGCGTTCGCGGACGCCAACTTCGGCGACGCCGAGCGCGTGCAGACCGCTCCCGACCCCGAGGACGCAGCCGACTGGGTGGATAGAACCGACCCGGTGCTCGTGGTCGCGGCGACCGACGACGGCGAAGTCAACGACGCGTTCGCGGCCGCGGCGCGGGACGCCGGCGCGCTCGTGAATCGCGCGGACGAGTCCGGCGAGCGGGACGCCGACAGCGTCGTCGTGCCGGCGACGGTTCGCGACGACCCCGTGGCGGTCGCGGTGTCGACTGGTGGTTCGAGTCCCGCGCTCTCGAAGTACCTCCGCGAGCAGCTGACGGACGAACTCGCCGGTGCGGGCGGGATGGCGGAGCTGACAGCGGCCCTCCGGGCGGAACTGAAAGCCGCGGACGTCGACCCCGGGACGCGCCGAGATGCGGTCAGGGCGGTGGTGCGCTCGGGGCCGGTTTGGAAGGCTTTACGTACTGGTGGGACAAACGCCCGGCAAACAGCCGACGACGTCGTCACAGGCGTCGTGGGGAACTCAGAGTGGTCCACGTGAACGGAAACACAGGCGTCGTCTCGGGCGTGCGCGTCTCCCACGAGTCGGCCTCCCTCTCGGAGTTGGAGGCCGCGAGTGCGGACAGCGAAGCGGACGCGCTCGACGCGCTGCTCGTCGAGCCGGCCGTCGAGGAAGCGTTCGTGATTCAGACGTGCCACCGCTCGGAGGCGTACGTCGTCGC
It encodes:
- a CDS encoding DUF92 domain-containing protein; this translates as MNWSLRRAAGFALVASLSLLAPLLGRAAAAPFVLVAAAAAVVPEGRLFEVFSTPRDRREGRLLALVGFSLAAAGVGLLVPLFEVSAGVFAASVLVVGYGDLGRRLVLVSREDRALSMVGFVVAGALAALAGQAVVAAMAGLPVVTPTHVFLASSGALTAGILRSVFVGRDDPVVLVTVALLLWLFAVLAPFDGVAAATAWERVGVALAVTAGFGYVSYALDATSVAGMLTGVLLGLLAVVLGDYGWFVVLIAFFAIGSLTTKFRYDQKLERGVAEDNEGARGTGNVLGNSAAALAALLLYAAHAHVPLSDLAYQFAYAGAVATALADTLSSEVGGLFDTPRLVTTFERVEPGTDGAVTWQGELAGLAGAGLIAAICIAVFGFGLAGAGVVVAAGVVGMTADSVAGAVIEGGVVGNQAVNFLATLSGGIAGGAVALLVGLA
- the dnaG gene encoding DNA primase DnaG — translated: MEDTAKYLIHADFVADGVVERTDVVGAAFGQTEGLLGDDLDIRDLQDSAKLGRIDVSVDSEGGQSFGTITIASSLDRVETATLAAALEAVERIGPCRAQVEVERIEDVRAAKRREIVDRAKELLASAFDEGAIDSEDILREVRESVRVEDATEYEGLPAGPNVATSDAVLVVEGRADVVNLLQYGIKNAVAVEGTNVPDAVAALTRERTATAFLDGDRGGDLILRELRQVGDLDYVARPPDGESVEDLSRGAVDAALREKTPADSATLVSEDDGDAERDESSADAATSAVEPTPGDEATAATDGSATPAPASATAGAVQTEREAAPESPEPASKTVADHVEAVVGSGTVRLLDDDLSVLAEADADGAAAALDSATTVPRVVVLDGTVTQRLLDVAAQRGVAKLVGTSAEEFVKQPTSVRVHTADDY
- the uppS gene encoding polyprenyl diphosphate synthase, with the translated sequence MRTWLRSVLNAGYERVLRREVDGAPEHVAVIQDGNRRYARQRGDDATDGYESGAETTEQVLDWCAELGVQELTLYAFSTENFERPPEQQQHLFDLLEAKLTEFADADRVHDERVRIRAIGDIERLPERVREAAEYAEARTAGHDGFTLNVALAYGGRAELLGAARGVAEAVDAGDLDPEDVDAAEIEDRLATSPVRDVDLIVRTGGDERTSNFLPWHANGSEAAAFFCTPYWPEFSKTDFLRAVRTYESREASWRRTRAERALALVRALGSEVGEARRVLDRLRDHLPDPPEDVEAEGQSAD
- a CDS encoding undecaprenyl diphosphate synthase family protein; amino-acid sequence: MGLYDRYLALRVRRHDADAPDHVALVITERDLLEAGAYDTLADFFGWAFDYGADRITVYVSVLDEAAVPTLERELARVSAPREVAVRGPDDEARADAPIQISVGHGGKQEFATAVRNVAEAVDAGEMEPEDVDESVVESELVFAEEPDLVIKTGAERLSDFMIWQSVYSELYFTDVNWRDFRKRDYLRAVLDYENRQRRFGR
- a CDS encoding Lrp/AsnC family transcriptional regulator, which codes for MDIADLDDRDRAVLNAFQGGFPVVHRPFEPAAHALRSRGVDIDPAGLLDRVRRLDDEDVLTRFGALINAEEIGGNASLVAMHAPEDEFDEIAETVNGFREVAHNYEREHPHLNMWFVVSVADDENVEDVLTEIEAETGQTTYNLPKQREFRVEAKFLVDGPISDGDVDLSHLGPTPDPTDRDTLTPAERDLVLEVQDGLPVVETPYQAVAEEIGQETDWVVETLRRFNEEGKVRRVGVIPNHYSLGYTENGMTVWDVPDNLVDEVGPAVASLDFVTHCYERPRHDGVWEYNFFAMTHGRSEAESQQRIEQVRDVMAEYWDVGDDDWDTLFSTRILKKTGIRLAERADANTA
- a CDS encoding bifunctional precorrin-2 dehydrogenase/sirohydrochlorin ferrochelatase; its protein translation is MIPLFHDFTGETVLVVGGGPVGARKARKFAREADVVVLSPAFADANFGDAERVQTAPDPEDAADWVDRTDPVLVVAATDDGEVNDAFAAAARDAGALVNRADESGERDADSVVVPATVRDDPVAVAVSTGGSSPALSKYLREQLTDELAGAGGMAELTAALRAELKAADVDPGTRRDAVRAVVRSGPVWKALRTGGTNARQTADDVVTGVVGNSEWST
- a CDS encoding DUF5778 family protein, whose amino-acid sequence is MSETVNEDLYRETVELLQPGDIELAGAVVHTSYESSAESMLHQLTLDAGSAAAEHADVGDTYVYSGNDSDEFGVNQHQGLTLDGDEFVWECQQLLREGTFDLVLYWKATGDHDAILDEIRALDGVEHVVGIEEDGFDA